Proteins encoded in a region of the Homo sapiens chromosome 9, GRCh38.p14 Primary Assembly genome:
- the TPD52L3 gene encoding tumor protein D55 isoform X1, giving the protein MPHARTETSVGTYESHSTSELEDLTEPEQRELKTKLTKLEAEIVTLRHVLAAKERRCGELKRKLGLTALVGLRQNLSKSWLDVQVSNTYVKQKTSAALSTMGTLICRKLGGVKKSATFRSFEGNPKGEGSRI; this is encoded by the coding sequence ATGCCACATGCCAGGACAGAGACCTCTGTGGGCACATATGAATCCCACTCGACTTCTGAACTGGAGGATCTGACAGAGCCCGAGCAAAGAGAGCTCAAAACCAAACTCACTAAATTGGAGGCTGAAATTGTAACCCTACGCCACGTACTAGCAGCCAAAGAGAGACGCTGTGGGGAACTCAAGAGGAAGTTAGGCCTCACCGCCTTGGTAGGGCTGAGACAGAATCTGTCCAAGAGCTGGCTTGATGTTCAGGTCTCCAACACCTATGTGAAACAGAAGACATCAGCTGCTCTGTCCACCATGGGCACTCTCATCTGCAGGAAGCTTGGAGGCGTGAAGAAGTCGGCCACATTCAGATCTTTTGAAG
- the TPD52L3 gene encoding tumor protein D55 isoform 1 (isoform 1 is encoded by transcript variant 1) — MPHARTETSVGTYESHSTSELEDLTEPEQRELKTKLTKLEAEIVTLRHVLAAKERRCGELKRKLGLTALVGLRQNLSKSWLDVQVSNTYVKQKTSAALSTMGTLICRKLGGVKKSATFRSFEGLMGTIKSKVSGGKRAWP; from the coding sequence ATGCCACATGCCAGGACAGAGACCTCTGTGGGCACATATGAATCCCACTCGACTTCTGAACTGGAGGATCTGACAGAGCCCGAGCAAAGAGAGCTCAAAACCAAACTCACTAAATTGGAGGCTGAAATTGTAACCCTACGCCACGTACTAGCAGCCAAAGAGAGACGCTGTGGGGAACTCAAGAGGAAGTTAGGCCTCACCGCCTTGGTAGGGCTGAGACAGAATCTGTCCAAGAGCTGGCTTGATGTTCAGGTCTCCAACACCTATGTGAAACAGAAGACATCAGCTGCTCTGTCCACCATGGGCACTCTCATCTGCAGGAAGCTTGGAGGCGTGAAGAAGTCGGCCACATTCAGATCTTTTGAAGGTCTGATGGGGACaatcaagtccaaagtctcaggGGGCAAAAGAGCTTGGCCCTGA